From one Oncorhynchus clarkii lewisi isolate Uvic-CL-2024 chromosome 6, UVic_Ocla_1.0, whole genome shotgun sequence genomic stretch:
- the LOC139411018 gene encoding proteinase-activated receptor 3-like encodes MWRRQEKDWTNTLAGILFCLTVGLSLQDNEEKVNKTKITALAVLDPRTFNGRRVQTNCTAEAGPPSLVHLSPGAPGLDVRLEDPAVAYTTGLLSTRLIPSAYLLAMAVGIPSNAYILVFLRLRARSFSTAVLYLSLALSDLLLLLSLALRVHYHLNGNNWVFGEAACRVVTACFYGNVYCSAHTIACVSLKRYLAVVRPFLYRRLPKTAWALGASLGVWGLFGVAVMPELLVRQSFLLPRLGFTICHDILPLEDSPHALLVPYRLALVCLGLLVPFVVCAWTHVAVVQHLGRSGLDWTPFIRVSTLVFLIFTVCFAPSGVLHIAHYVRLSTSGEDGLYVYSSATVCLCCFHSCMDPFLCILMSRTTASKLRFASLRRTQQTPVLV; translated from the exons atgtggaggagacaggagaaagacTGGACCAATACACTGGCTGGGATTCTCTTCTGTCTGACGGTAGGACTGTCTCTCCAGGACAATG AGGAGAAAGTCAACAAGACAAAAATAACCGCCTTAGCTGTGTTGGACCCAAGGACGTTCAATGGCAGGAGAGTTCAGACCAACTGTACGGCTGAGGCTGGGCCCCCCAGCTTGGTCCACCTGTCCCCTGGGGCCCCTGGGCTGGATGTGAGGCTGGAGGACCCTGCAGTAGCCTACACCACGGGGCTCCTCAGCACCCGGCTCATCCCCTCAGCCTACCTCCTGGCCATGGCAGTGGGCATCCCCTCCAACGCTTATATCCTGGTCTTCCTGAGGCTCCGGGCCAGGTCTTTCTCCACGGCTGTCCTCTACCTTAGCCTGGCCCTCTCTGACCTACTCCTCCTGCTCTCCCTGGCCCTCCGAGTCCACTACCACCTAAACGGAAACAACTGGGTGTTCGGCGAAGCTGCCTGCCGTGTCGTCACCGCTTGTTTCTATGGCAATGTCTACTGCTCTGCCCACACCATCGCTTGTGTCAGCCTCAAGCGCTACCTGGCCGTGGTGAGGCCCTTCCTGTACAGGCGGCTGCCCAAGACGGCCTGGGCGCTGGGGGCAAGCCTGGGGGTGTGGGGCCTGTTTGGGGTGGCTGTGATGCCTGAGCTCCTGGTGAGACAGAGCTTCCTGCTGCCTCGTCTGGGATTCACCATCTGCCATGACATACTGCCCCTGGAGGACTCCCCCCACGCACTGCTGGTGCCCTACAGGTTGGCACTGGTCTGTTTAGGGTTACTCGTGCCCTTTGTGGTCTGTGCCTGGACCCATGTGGCGGTGGTGCAGCATCTGGGTCGCTCGGGCCTTGACTGGACACCCTTCATCAGGGTCAGTACACTGGTCTTCCTCATCTTCACTGTGTGTTTCGCTCCCAGCGGCGTCCTCCATATCGCCCATTACGTGAGGCTGTCCACCAGTGGAGAGGACGGGCTGTATGTGTACTCCAGCGCTACAGTGTGTCTGTGCTGCTTCCACAGCTGTATGGACCCCTTCCTGTGTATTCTCATGTCCAGGACAACCGCCTCCAAACTGCGCTTCGCCTCTCTCAGGAGGACACAGCAGACACCTGTTCTGGTGTag